A single window of Dromaius novaehollandiae isolate bDroNov1 chromosome 33, bDroNov1.hap1, whole genome shotgun sequence DNA harbors:
- the LPAR2 gene encoding lysophosphatidic acid receptor 2 isoform X1 — MLNVRFGCSGCAFRTAAMKHCFYNETVGFFYNNSRKELTTYWRTKDVLVVALGLTVSVIVLLTNLLVITAIVINRRFHYPIYYLLGNLAAADLFAGIAYMFLMFHTGPRTAELSLKTWFIRQSLLDTSLTASVVNLLAIAVERHQTVFTMQLHSKMSNQRVMILIFCIWVTALLLGLIPSYGWHCLCALEKCSSMAPLYSRSYLTFWAISNLVIFLIMVVVYTHIFIYVKRKMTRMSKHTSFHPRYKETMISLVKTVTIILSAFVICWTPGQVVLLLDGLGCKSCNVLAVEKYVLLLAEINSLINAIVYSYRDNEMRSTFRRILCFICYRNSRYTPTVVKLNTTDRRTLSQNGHFTVDSSI; from the exons ATGCTAAATGTCAGGTTTGGATGCAGTGGTTGTGCTTTCAG GACAGCAGCGATGAAGCACTGTTTCTACAATGAGACTGTGGGGTTCTTCTACAACAACAGCCGCAAAGAGCTGACCACATACTGGAGGACGAAGGATGTCTTGGTGGTTGCCCTGGGCTTGACAGTGAGTGTCATTGTGCTCCTGACCAACCTGCTGGTTATCACTGCTATTGTCATCAACCGGCGGTTCCACTATCCCATCTACTACCTGCTGGGGAACTTGGCAGCTGCTGATCTCTTTGCTGGCATTGCATACATGTTTCTCATGTTCCACACGGGGCCTAGGACAGCAGAGCTCTCCCTGAAGACCTGGTTCATCCGCCAGAGCCTGCTGGAcaccagcctgactgcctctgtgGTGAACCTGCTGGCAATTGCTGTAGAAAGGCATCAGACTGTTTTCACTATGCAGTTACACAGCAAAATGTCCAACCAGCGCGTGATGATCCTGATCTTCTGTATTTGGgtcacagccctgctgctggggctcATCCCATCCTATGGCTGGCACTGCCTCTGTGCCCTGGAAAAGTGTTCCAGCATGGCACCGCTCTACAGCAGGAGCTACTTGACCTTCTGGGCCATCTCCAACCTGGTCATATTCCTGATCATGGTGGTCGTGTACACACACATCTTCATCTATGTCAAAAGGAAGATGACACGGATGTCCAAGCACACCAGCTTCCACCCCCGCTACAAGGAGACCATGATCAGCCTTGTCAAGACAGTCACTATTATACTCA GTGCCTTTGTTATCTGCTGGACTCCAGGACAAGTTGTGCTCCTACTGGATGGCTTGGGCTGCAAGAGCTGCAATGTTCTAGCTGTGGAGAAATACGTCCTTTTGCTGGCAGAGATCAATTCGTTGATAAATGCTATTGTCTACTCTTACAGGGACAATGAGATGCGCAGCACCTTCCGGAGGATCCTCTGCTTCATCTGTTATAGGAATTCCAGATACACCCCTACAGTAGTGAAGTTAAACACTACAGACCGCAGAACACTTTCTCAGAATGGGCACTTTACTGTGGACTCCTCTATTTag
- the LPAR2 gene encoding lysophosphatidic acid receptor 2 isoform X2 translates to MLNVRFGCSGCAFRTAAMKHCFYNETVGFFYNNSRKELTTYWRTKDVLVVALGLTVSVIVLLTNLLVITAIVINRRFHYPIYYLLGNLAAADLFAGIAYMFLMFHTGPRTAELSLKTWFIRQSLLDTSLTASVVNLLAIAVERHQTVFTMQLHSKMSNQRVMILIFCIWVTALLLGLIPSYGWHCLCALEKCSSMAPLYSRSYLTFWAISNLVIFLIMVVVYTHIFIYVKRKMTRMSKHTSFHPRYKETMISLVKTVTIILRTMRCAAPSGGSSASSVIGIPDTPLQ, encoded by the exons ATGCTAAATGTCAGGTTTGGATGCAGTGGTTGTGCTTTCAG GACAGCAGCGATGAAGCACTGTTTCTACAATGAGACTGTGGGGTTCTTCTACAACAACAGCCGCAAAGAGCTGACCACATACTGGAGGACGAAGGATGTCTTGGTGGTTGCCCTGGGCTTGACAGTGAGTGTCATTGTGCTCCTGACCAACCTGCTGGTTATCACTGCTATTGTCATCAACCGGCGGTTCCACTATCCCATCTACTACCTGCTGGGGAACTTGGCAGCTGCTGATCTCTTTGCTGGCATTGCATACATGTTTCTCATGTTCCACACGGGGCCTAGGACAGCAGAGCTCTCCCTGAAGACCTGGTTCATCCGCCAGAGCCTGCTGGAcaccagcctgactgcctctgtgGTGAACCTGCTGGCAATTGCTGTAGAAAGGCATCAGACTGTTTTCACTATGCAGTTACACAGCAAAATGTCCAACCAGCGCGTGATGATCCTGATCTTCTGTATTTGGgtcacagccctgctgctggggctcATCCCATCCTATGGCTGGCACTGCCTCTGTGCCCTGGAAAAGTGTTCCAGCATGGCACCGCTCTACAGCAGGAGCTACTTGACCTTCTGGGCCATCTCCAACCTGGTCATATTCCTGATCATGGTGGTCGTGTACACACACATCTTCATCTATGTCAAAAGGAAGATGACACGGATGTCCAAGCACACCAGCTTCCACCCCCGCTACAAGGAGACCATGATCAGCCTTGTCAAGACAGTCACTATTATACTCA GGACAATGAGATGCGCAGCACCTTCCGGAGGATCCTCTGCTTCATCTGTTATAGGAATTCCAGATACACCCCTACAGTAG